From Triticum aestivum cultivar Chinese Spring chromosome 4A, IWGSC CS RefSeq v2.1, whole genome shotgun sequence, a single genomic window includes:
- the LOC123087311 gene encoding pentatricopeptide repeat-containing protein At2g01860 codes for MSSLASRPPLSALPDGVSLAPALVKKTVGAKFLRSSSSFGRRFTARVSCARPSSRGLAKECKQQAYEEDAAADHEDGSLEWGKDEVEAISALFARPMRWRPVKPPNPAAQRPLPLPLPHKTGPPVTPTPTQHIRLASRSSFSDKVRKNPEVLVGIAKEIAALPPESDVCKVLDRWVHFLRKGSLSMTIRELGHMGLPERALQTLCWAQGQKAVPLFPDDRILASTVEVLARFDELKMESALEECVPSASRAVLEAMASGFIRAGKVGLARKLLELARMNKRTLHPSIYAKLILEVARTPEGYGLTAALLDELGERPDFDLRLQECTAVMKVCIKLRRYAAVESLFSWFRGSGRDPTAVMYTTVIHSRSRDGRHREALALVWEMEQANCLLDLPAYRVIVKLCVALHDLERTFRYLSRLKEAGFVPTRDIYCNVIEGYAAAGRMAKRRQLIREAESTGVLLDRRLVSSLSEMGGGRS; via the coding sequence ATGTCATCTCTGGCGAGCCGGCCGCCTCTCTCCGCGCTGCCAGACGGCGTTTCCCTGGCACCGGCATTGGTGAAGAAGACCGTCGGCGCCAAGTTCCTTCGCAGCAGCAGCAGCTTTGGCCGTCGGTTTACTGCTCGGGTCTCTTGCGCGCGGCCATCCAGCAGAGGTCTCGCCAAGGAATGTAAGCAGCAGGCGTATGAAGAGGACGCCGCTGCGGATCATGAAGATGGGAGTTTGGAATGGGGCAAGGACGAGGTTGAAGCCATCTCGGCGCTGTTTGCCCGTCCGATGCGCTGGAGGCCGGTGAAGCCGCCAAACCCGGCGGCACAGCGGCCTCTCCCACTGCCGCTGCCCCACAAGACGGGGCCGCCCGTCACTCCGACACCGACGCAGCACATCCGGCTGGCATCCCGCTCCTCGTTCAGCGACAAGGTGCGCAAGAACCCCGAGGTCCTCGTCGGGATTGCCAAGGAGATCGCCGCGCTCCCGCCGGAGTCCGATGTGTGCAAAGTGCTGGACCGTTGGGTCCACTTCCTCCGGAAAGGCTCCCTGTCCATGACCATCCGGGAGCTCGGGCACATGGGACTTCCCGAGAGGGCGCTCCAGACGCTGTGTTGGGCACAGGGGCAGAAGGCGGTGCCTCTGTTCCCTGATGACCGGATCCTCGCTTCGACCGTCGAGGTTTTGGCGCGCTTCGACGAGCTGAAGATGGAGTCCGCACTTGAGGAGTGCGTCCCCTCGGCGAGCCGCGCTGTCCTCGAAGCCATGGCGAGTGGGTTCATCAGGGCAGGCAAAGTAGGCCTAGCACGCAAGCTCCTTGAACTTGCCAGGATGAACAAGAGGACACTGCACCCGAGCATCTATGCGAAGCTGATTCTGGAGGTTGCCCGGACACCTGAAGGCTACGGACTCACTGCTGCTCTGCTCGACGAGCTCGGTGAGAGGCCGGACTTTGACCTGCGATTGCAGGAGTGCACGGCTGTGATGAAGGTCTGCATAAAGCTCAGGCGGTATGCAGCCGTGGAGAGCCTGTTCAGCTGGTTCAGAGGGTCTGGCAGGGACCCAACTGCGGTGATGTACACGACAGTGATCCACAGCCGCTCCCGTGACGGGAGACACCGGGAGGCGTTGGCCCTGGTTTGGGAAATGGAGCAGGCAAACTGTCTTCTTGACCTGCCGGCGTACCGGGTCATTGTGAAGCTGTGTGTGGCATTGCATGATCTGGAAAGGACTTTTCGGTACCTTTCGAGGTTGAAGGAGGCTGGGTTCGTTCCGACCAGAGACATATACTGTAATGTGATTGAAGGCTATGCCGCAGCGGGGAGGATGGCCAAGCGCCGGCAGCTGATCAGGGAGGCTGAGTCAACCGGCGTGTTGCTGGACAGGAGGCTGGTTTCAAGCTTGTCTGAGATGGGTGGTGGACGTTCTTGA
- the LOC123083971 gene encoding tryptophan--tRNA ligase, cytoplasmic → LNQSYIDSPTSPQSEAAMSTVLTVAAVAALGETDQVVTPWEVAGTAQGGVNYDKLVDQFGCQRIDAALVDRITRLTSRPPHRFLRRGIFFAHRDLNQILDLYEQGGKFYLYTGRGPSSESLHLGHLVPFMFTKYLQDAFKVPVVIQLTDDEKFLWKDLSIAESKRLARENAKDIIACGFDVERTFIFSDFQYVGGPFYENMMQVAKRVTFNTLRGTFGFTPEDHIGKCCFPPVQAAPSFASSFPHFFGVNDQPRCLIPCAIDQDPYFRLTRDVAPKMGYPKPSLIESKFFPALQGECGKMSASDPTSAVYLTDKPKVIKEKIRKYAFSGGQSTTELQRKYGANLDVDVCIKYLNFFLEDDAEFEHIKKEYKVGNMLTGELKDRVVGVLSKIALAHQNARAQVTEEMVDAYMSASPRPNMFGTHSDYVKS, encoded by the exons TTAAACCAATCCTATATTGATTCACCAACCAGCCCTCAAAGTGAAGCTGCGATGTCGACAGTGCTTACTGTGGCGGCTGTTGCGGCGCTAGGGGAGACCGACCAGGTGGTGACCCCGTGGGAGGTGGCCGGCACGGCACAAGGAGGAGTCAACTACGATAAGTTGGTGGACCAATTTGGGTGCCAACGCATCGACGCCGCGCTCGTCGACCGCATCACGCGCCTTACATCCAGACCGCCGCATCGCTTCCTCCGCCGTGGGATCTTCTTTGCCCATCG CGATTTGAACCAGATATTGGACCTGTACGAGCAGGGGGGAAAGTTCTACCTCTACACGGGAAGGGGACCCTCCTCGGAGTCACTGCACCTTGGCCACCTTGTCCCCTTCATGTTCACAAA GTACTTGCAGGATGCCTTCAAGGTGCCTGTAGTGATACAGTTAACCGATGACGAGAAGTTCCTCTGGAAGGACTTGTCTATTGCGGAATCTAAACGGCTTGCCCGTGAAAATGCCAAAGACATCATAGCTTGCGGGTTTGACGTTGAAAGAACTTTCATTTTCTCAGATTTTCAATATGTTGGAGG TCCCTTCTATGAAAATATGATGCAAGTTGCAAAGCGTGTGACATTTAATACT CTTAGAGGCACTTTCGGATTTACTCCAGAAGATCACATAGGAAAGTGTTGCTTTCCTCCTGTGCAAGCTGCTCCATCATTTGCTTCGTCATTTCCCCATTTCTTTGGGGTTAATGACCAGCCGCGGTGCCTTATTCCATGTGCAATAGACCAG GATCCTTATTTTAGATTGACTCGTGATGTTGCTCCTAAAATGGGTTATCCGAAACCTTCACTTATTGAATCAAAGTTTTTCCCTGCTCTTCAG GGGGAGTGTGGTAAAATGTCTGCCAGTGACCCGACTAGTGCAGTATATCTGACAGATAAACCTAAAGTAATTAAAGAAAAG ATTAGGAAATATGCTTTCTCTGGTGGCCAGTCCACCACGGAGCTCCAAAGGAAATATGGAGCAAACCTCGAT GTTGATGTCTGTATCAAATATTTAAATTTCTTCCTTGAAGATGACGCTGAGTTTGAGCACATAAAGAAG GAATACAAAGTTGGGAATATGCTAACAGGCGAATTGAAAGACCGTGTCGTTGGCGTTCTATCGAAGATAGCATTAGCACATCAGAATGCTAGAGCTCAAGTGACCGAGGAG ATGGTTGATGCATACATGTCTGCTAGTCCTCGTCCCAATATGTTTGGGACCCATTCTGATTATGTGAAATCGTAA